The Deltaproteobacteria bacterium sequence TACGCGCGTCTCGCGGCGACGCAGCGGCTCGGAAACGTAATCCAAATCGCATTCCGGGTCGGGTATCGTCAAGTTGGTCGTCGGCAGCACCGCCCGGCGGTTCATCGCCGCGATGGCGAGAATCGCCTCGATGGCGCCCGTCGCCCCGAACGAATGGCCGTGCATCGACTTGGTCGACGACACGGAAATCTCGTACGCCCGCGCGCCGAAAACGCTCTTGATGGCGTTCGACTCCGCCAGATCCCCGTACTTCGTCGAGGCAGCGTGCGCCGAAATGTAATCAACTTCCTCGGGCGCAACCTGCGCATCGGCGAGCGCGAGACGAATCGCCCGCGCCCAGTGCTCGCCGTCGGCCTTCGGCGTGATGACGTGGTGCGCGTCGTTGGTGTGCGCCTCGCCTTCGAGAATCGCGTACACCCGCGCGCCCCGGGCCCGGGCTGCGTCGAGCCGCTCCAGCACCACCAGGCCGCACCCCTCGCCCTTGATGAGCCCAGCGCGGTCCAGCGAAAACGGCTTGCACGCGCGAACGGGGTCGTCCGTGGGATTGATCGCCTTGGCGTTGATAAATGTGGCGTACATGAAGACGCCGATGGCCGCTTCGCTTCCGCCCGCGATCATCGCGTCGGCGCGGCCGAGACGAATCGCGTCAGCCGCCAGCGAAATCGCCGTCCCGCCCGACGCGCACGCGTTGACCACGCCGATCGAGGGACCGCGATACCCGAAACGCAGCGCCACGAGTCCTGTGGGCATGTTGCCCGAGACCGCGATGCCCATGTGGCCGGGGATGTGCTCGGCGTCGCGCTCGGCGAAGGCCTGATAGAGCGCCTTCTGCCACGTCTGCGCGCCGGTAACCGCGGTGCCGATGACGACGCCCACGCGGTCGCCGTCGATGCCGCTCTCGCGCAATCCCGCGTCGGCGACGGCCTCGTCCGCGGCGGCGATGGCGAAGTTCTCGAAGTCGTCGTAGCGCGCTGCGAATTTTTCGTCGACGTATTTCGTGGGATCGAAGCCGAACACGGTGCCGCCGACCCGGCAGGGAATCCGCGCGCCGTATTCCCCGGCGAAGCGCTCGTCGCACCGGCGGATGCCGCTCACACCCGCGTGCGCCGCCGTGACGGCATCCTCCACGCACAGCCCCAAGGGCGAGATCAGGCCCATTCCGGTCACGGCGATCCGTTGCGAGTCCGGCTTCATGGCTCAACTCCCCGCGCGAAGCGCGCTCGCCCCGAATCGATCATCATCATTCATATGAATCAGTCATATCGAAATTCTCCCGCATTGACCAGTTCCGCTCGGTATCGCGTTGGCGAACTTCCGCACGTTCGTCATAATGCACCCAGTTTCCACACGAATACCGTCGTGCGAATGGCGAAGGACAACCCGATGCGGACGCATTACCCCCTGATTCTCGGTGCGCGATTTCACGACACACCCGCGCGGCTCGAGGTGCGCGACAAGTTCACCGGCGAGGTGGCGGCGACGACCGCTCTCGCGGATGAGGCACTTCTCGACGAGGCCGTCGCGAAGGCATGCGCGGCAGCCGATTCCATGCGCGATTTGCCCGCATACCGACGCCGCGAGATCCTGGACCACTGCGTGCGTCGATTCGAGGAACGCGCCGAGGAACTGGCGATGGCGCTGTGCGTCGAAGCGGGAAAGCCGATTCGCGACGCACGCGGCGAGGCAACGCGCCTCGTCGACACCTTCCGCGCCGCGAGCCACGAGACGTCGCGATCCGCCGGCGAGGTCATGACGATGGACATCACGCCGCGCGCGCAGGGCTATCGCGGCTGGTGGAAGCGTGTGCCGATCGGCCCGTGCGCGTTCATCACCCCGTTCAACTTTCCGCTCAACCTCGTCGCGCACAAGGTGGCGCCCGCCATCGCCGCCGGGTGTCCCTTCGTGCTCAAGCCCGCGAGCGCCACGCCGATCGGCGCGCTGATCGTGGGCGAAACGCTCATCGAGGCGGGCATGCCGGACGGCTCGTTTTCCGTCGTCCCCTGCCCCGGCGCCGTCGGCGAACGGCTGGTCACCGACGAGCGGATCAAACTCGTCAGTTTCACCGGTTCGGCGAGCGTGGGTTGGGCGCTGAAAGTGAAGTGCGGCAAGAAGAAGATCGCGCTGGAACTCGGCGGCAACGCGGCGTGCGTGGTCGATCGCGACGCGGACATCGAGGACGCGGCGGCGCGCATCGTCGTCGGCGCGTTCTATCAGTCGGGCCAGAGTTGCATCAGCGTCCAGCGAATTTTCGTCCACGCGGATGTTCACGAATCTTTCCGAGAGATTCTCGTTGGCAAAATGCGCGCGCTGGTCATGGGCGACCCCAAGGATGAAGCGACGTTCATCGGGCCGATGATTTCCGAGGCCGAGGCGCATCGCGTGGACCATTGGGTGCAGACGGCGGTGGGACGCGGGGCGCGGCTGCTGTGCGGCGGCGGGCGCGACGGCGCGATGATGAGCGCGACGTTGCTGGAAAACGTCCCCGACGACGAACCGCTCTTCGCCGACGAGGCGTTCGGCCCGGTCGCAATTCTGGAGCCGTTCACCGATTTCGACGCCGCGCTGCGCCGCGTGAACGCGAGCCGGTTCGGGTTGCAGGCGGGGGTGTTCACGCGCGACATCGACCGCGCCATGCGCGCGTGGGATCGGCTTGAGGTCGGCGGCGTGGTGATCGGCGATGTGCCGTCCTGGCGCGTCGATCACATGCCATACGGCGGCGTGAAAGACAGCGGCCTCGGCCGCGAGGGCATCCGGTTCGCGATCGAGGAGATGACGGAGGTCCGACTGATGGCGCTGCGCGGGAGGCGGGAGACGTAGAGGATTTGAAGCGATCGCCAGACAGACCTATTTAACGGACACAGCGCACTTCATAATCGCCAACGCAGTAATTGACGGTCCGGCAATCACGAACGCCGCCTTGGCTGAAGTCGATGAACCAAGCCGCGGATTGCGCGTCCTCGATGGCCGAGGATGACCAAAACGATCCGCAATTACCCGCCAATTCCGGTGGACCGTAGCAGCCGTTGTTCGGACCGGCACCGGAATCGCATGAAAAGCAGGATGCGTCCGAACACGTATCTTCGCAGGGGTCTTGCGTAGAATTCACGCTCCAGGACTTTCCGTCAGAACAAGCCGTCAAACAAGTATCCGTGACACCGCAAGATCCGCCGGTCTCGGTCGCGTCACAGCCGCGGATGAGCGTTCGCAGTTCAGAAATCGTCGGCAGGCGCCAGTCGTCATAACCGGCGAGAGTTGCTCCCTCACAAAATGAAGTCGCGTCTTCCCAACTGGCGCCCTGTTGTGACGACTCGAACTGCCAAGTCAACCCGGACGCCGGGTCGGTCCACTGTTCGTTCGCCCCGCCGTCATCATCATCGTCGTCGTTGCTCCGCGAACACGCGAAAAGGGCGGCGAGCAGCAATATCGTCGCAATTCCACGAATTCCAAATTTCGTTCGCATCGTCACCTTCTGATGTCAATGTCGCGGCTACCCGCACTTCTTCTTCGCGAGCCACGTCCCCACGTGCTCGGCGACGGCGCGTTCGAGAGCGATCTCGCGGCCGCCCGTCAAAAGCGTCGTGACGGAGACGAGTTCCACGAGGCTGTTCGTCACGAAGATCTCGTCTGCCTCGGTCAGTTCGCCGCCGAAAACGGTGCGTTCCTCGACCGGCGCGCCCATCTCGCGAATCGCTTCGAGAACGACGTCGCGCACCACGCCGGGCAGCAAACCCACGCGCACGTCGGGCGTCGCGATCATTCCGTCTTTGACGACGAAGACGTTGGACGACGCACCCTCGACGACGCGCCCCGCGGTATCGATGAGAATCGCCTCAAATGCGTCGTTTTGATCGGCCCAGTCGCGATAGAAGAGGAAGTCGAGATACGCGAGGGTTTTGAGTCCACGGCTGGGAGCGGCGTCGCGCGACGGGCAGTCCACCGTGATCGCGCGGATGCCGCGCTCGAATAATTCCGCTCCGAACGCGGGGAGCGGCCGCGCCGTGATGATGCGCGTGGCCGGGCCCGGCGCGTCGCGAAACGGGGTGCGTCCCGCGTGCGGCCCGCGCGTGACGGTGAGGCGCACGGCCAAGTCGCCCGCGCCGTTCTGACGAACGAGTTCGCTCACGGCCGCGGCCATGAGGGCGGGCGTCTCGGGAATCGCGATACGCATCCGCTCCGCCGCGTTGTAGAGGCGGCGCAGGTGGCGATCGAGCCAGGCGACGTGGCCGCCGTCGGCGCGCATCGTCTCGAAGAGGCCGTCGCCGTAGAGCAGACCGCGGTCGTCGATGGGGACCGTTGCGACCTGGGACGGCATGAATTGCCCGTTGAGGTAGACCATGCCGCTCACAGCTCGGCCCCCAGCGCCTTCGCCATGGCGCGCGCCTTGTCGAGCACCTCTTCGTATTCGGCGGCGGGGTCGGAATCGGCCACGATGCCCGCCCCCGCGTGAAACGACGCCGTGCCGCCCGCAAACACGATGGTGCGAATGGCGATGGAGAGCGACAGGCCGCCGTCGAACCCGAACGCGCCGATCGCCCCGGTGTACGGCCCGCGCGACACGGGCTCCAGGTCGTCGATGATCGTCATCGCGCGGATCTTGGGCGCGCCGGTGATGGAACCGCCGGGAAACGTCGCCCGGATCACCTCGGCGGTGCGCGTCCCTTCGCGCAGTTTGCCTTCGACGCACGACACGGTGTGAAACACCGTCGGCAATTCGTCCACGTAGGCGTGATCGGTCACGACGACCGAACCGTACTCGCACACGCGGCCCAGGTCGTTGCGTTCGAGATCCACGATCATCGACAGCTCGGCGCGCTCCTTGGGGCTCGCCAGCAGATCGGCGAGACGATCCGCGTCGAGCTCGGCGTCGCCCGTTCGACGGCGCGTACCCTTGATCGGCCGCGTCTGGATCTTGCTTCCCGCGACGCGCAAAAAGAGTTCCGGCGAAGCGCTGATGATGTGCGCGGACTCGGACTCCAGATATGCGCCATAGCGCGATGGCGTGAAGTGTCGGAGACGGCGGTACAGGTCGAACGGCTCGCCGCGCCACGGCGACTGGAAACGCACGGCGAGATTCACCTGATAAATGTCGCCGTCGACGATGTGCCGCAGCGCGCGGGTGACGCGGTCTTGATATTCCTCGGCCGTCAGATCGGCCTCGACCGCGTTCGGCGCGGCGTCAGGCACTCCGGAGGCGTGCGTCGCGGCGCGGCCGGCAAGATCCGTCGTGATGATTTCCTCGGCGGTCCACTTCGCGTCGAGATCCGCGCCTGCATCCCAGGCGCACACCGACAGCGACCACTTCGACTGATAGTGATCGTACACGAGCACGCGGTCGTAGAATGCGAGATCGATGAGTGGGAGACCGGGCCCACCGCCCGGCGCGGGGCCGAGGCGCTCGACGCAGCGATTCAAATCGTACGACAGATATCCGATCGCCCCGCCGCTGAAATGATCGCCCTGCGCCGAGTCGGGCAATCGGTACCGGGCCAGCACGGCGTCCAGCGCGTCGACAGGATTTCCCTCGAAATGCTCCTCCGCGTCCGAGCGTCGCAAGGTCGCGGAGTCGGGATGAGCAACAAAAGTCGCCACCGGGTCCCAACCGATGATGGAATAGCGCCCGAGGGCTGAACCGCGCTGAGACGATTCGAGAAACGCGAGGCGCCGACCCACGACCGTCGCCGCGAATTCCACGGGCTCGCAACGTAGCTCGATCGGCTTCGAGCGCGTGGTCATACCGCGTCCCCCACCCGGCCTTCGAGAAAGTTTCGCAGGAGCGCGACGCCGTGCGGCGTCATGAACGACTCGGGATGAAACTGAACGCCCTCGATCGGCGCGGATGTATGGCGGATGCCCATGATTTCGCCTTCGGCGGTGCGTGCCGAGATCACGAACGGGGCCGGCAGCGTTGCGGGATCGACGACGAGGGAGTGGTAACGCGCGACGGTGATGGTCTTCGGCAATCGGTGGAACACGCCGAGGCCGTCGTTTTGCACGAGCGAGGTCTTGCCGTGAACGGGGCGTTTCGCGTGCACGATTCGACCGCCGAGCGCCGCCGCGACGCACTGATGGCCGAGGCAAACGCCGAGCGTGGGGATTCGCCGCAGGATGGCCCGGCTCACCATCCCGATCGAGATCCCCGCTTCGTCCGGACCGCCGGGGCCGGGGGAGATCAGGAGGCGGTCGTAAGTATCGGACACAGTGGGCGAGTCGAGGGCGACGTCGCTGCGAACCACGGTCAAATCCGCGCCCAGCGCACCCAGCGCCTGCACCAAATTGAAGGTGAACGAGTCGAAATTGTCGATCACGAGAACGTTCATGGCCGGGACTTTTACACCAGCGCAGCGGGTGCGCACAGGGGGTTCGGCGACTTCGCGCCGATTGGCCTCCGGCGCGTCCGTTTCGATCCGGAATTGACGCGCCGAAGAACTCAGTTGCGAACCTCCGGGCAAATGGCGCGAGAGGAACGGAAGTAAATTAGTAATCATTCGCACGAAATACCTTTTACTTTTACGACGTCGTCTTGCCGCGCATTCGACGAGGTTCCGCGCAACCGACACGTTCTGCATCTTACAGATTCCCCGTGCTCTGCCGCGATGCGTTAATCGGACCATTTCAGTCCTAATTCGCTTGTCATATCCGAGCCTTGCGTAGGCAAAATGAACCGCAATTCATTCCGTTAGGGCTTGACGCCCACGGAGGGCTTTGCTAGGTTCGCGCCGCTTCGCCGCCCCGGGTGGACGGCGGATGCTTCCGGTTTGTTGCCAATTTGTGCTTTTGCAGATGGGCTCTTCATCCGCAGGCGATCAGGGCGTGACCGAGACCTTCTCCGGAACGACAAAGGGACGTTTTAGGTCGGCGGCTCTCTTCGGCTGAAATCGTATCCGTGCTGACGATTTCGGGTCCGCGGGTTTCCCGTCTCGAACAAGGTGGGTGAAACGTGGCGGTCATTTTTCCCCGTTGGACCAACCGGGTCCCGCTTCTGAGCGCGTTGGCCGTGGCGCTGGGTAGCGTCTTCGCCATTGGCGCAATGTGGTACTGGTTTTCGCCCAAATACACGGACGTCGGCTACCAGCCGGCGCAGCCGGTCGAGTTCAGCCACAAGCTGCACGCGGGCGATTTGGGCATGGATTGCCGGTACTGCCACAACACGGTCGAGCGCGGCCGCTTCGCCGCCGTCCCGCCGACGCAGACCTGCATGAACTGCCACAAGATCGTCCGCGCCGACAGTCCGAAGCTGGCCGCCGTGCGCGAATCCGCCGCCACGGGCAAGCCGATCGAATGGACGCGCGTGCACATGCTGCCCGATTACGCATACTTCGATCACAGCTCTCACCTTGCGGCCGGAGTCGGCTGCCAGTCGTGCCATGGCCGGATCGATCAAATGAACGTGGTGAAGCAGGAACAGCCGCTCTCCATGAGCTGGTGTCTCGATTGCCACCGCAACCCGACCCCCGCGCTGCGTCCCTTCGATCAGGTGACCGCGATGGGCTACGATCCGGTCGCCTCGGGCTATCAGCCCGATGCCGATCCCGCGCGCGGGCACAAGGTCATGCCTCCCGTCAACTCCTGCTCGGGGTGCCACCGATGACGACGCACAAAACCCCGTGGCGCAGCCTCGAAAGCCGAGATCCCTCGCCGGAATACCTCGAGGAGCTTCGTCAGGAATTTCCGAATCTGGTCGCCTCGGCCGAAGCCACGGTCGATCCCGGATCGGTCGATCGGCGATCCTTCCTCACGCTCATGGGCGCCTCGCTCGGCGCGGTCGGCGCATCGGGGTGCATTGCCCGCAAGCCCGTCGAGAAGATCCTGCCTTACGGCAGCCGGCCCGAGGACCGCGTTCCCGGCAAACCGGAGTTTTTCGCGACGAGCGCGTTCGTCGGCGGCGGTGTGACCGGCCTGCTGGTGGAAAGTCAGGACGGTCGCCCCACCAAAATCGAGGGCAATCCGGATCACCCCATGAGCGGCGGCGCGACGAGCGCGTGGGCGCAGGGGATCGTGCGCGACCTGTACGACCCCGATCGCGGTCGCACACCGACGCAAAAGGGCGCTGCCGCTACGTGGGCGCAGTTCGACGACTTCGCCAAGACGCACTTCGACGCGGCCCGCGCGAGCGGCGGCGAGGGTGTCGGCCTGCTCGTCGATGCGACGCCGTCTCCAACCTACAAAAAGGTCCTTACCGACTTCGTCGCCGCGTTTCCCAAGGCGCGGGTCTATCGCCACGATCTCGCGGACCGCGCGAATGAGTCCAAGGGTCTCGCGTCGGTCGGGCTCGCGAATGTGCGCACGTCCTATCGGTTCGATCAGGCTCGCGTGATCGTCGCGCTCGATGCCGATCCCTTCGGCTTCGATCCGGACGCGGTCGCGAATCTGCGTGCGTTCACGAATGGCCGCCGCCTCACGTCCGAAAAGGACGAGATGAATCGCCTCTACGCGGTGGAACCGAACTTCACCGTGACGGGCGGACAGGCGGACAACCGGCTGCGTCTCAAGGGCGCGCAGGTCGGCGTGTTCCTCAAGTCGCTCGCGTCCAAGCTCTTTTCGCTCGGCGTGTCGGCACCTTCGGGCAGCGAGTCCGCGCTGGCCGCCCTGCAGGGCGCGACCGGCGACGGCGACTTCGAAAAATGGGTCGCGGCGCTGGCGAAGGATCTGAAGGACAACGCGGGCAAGGGTCTGATCGTCGTGGGCGATCGGCAGCCGGCGGCCGTCCACGCGCTGGCCGCGATGGTGAATCAGGCGCTGGGCAACACGGGGAATACCGTCGTTTACACGCCGACGGGCCTCGCCCGGGGGGGCACGCTCACGGAACTGGCGACGGCCATCCGCGCGTCGCAGGTGAAAACGCTCGTCGTCATCGAGACGAACGCCGCGTACACCGCGCCCGCGTCGCTCGACTTCGGCGCGCTGGTCGCCTCGGTGCCGACCTCGATCTGCCTGGGCTTTTATCCCGACGAAACCGCCAACGCGGCGACGTGGTATCTGCCGGCGAGCCACGCGCTCGAGTCGTGGGGCGACCTGACCGCTTCCGACGGCACGTATTCGATCGTTCAGCCGCTCATCGCCCCGCTCTTCGAGTCGCGCAGCGCGCTCGAGTTCGTCGCGAAGCTCGTCGGATCGGCGCAGTCCGCGCACGACCTCGTTCGCGCGACCGCGCAGACGGCCAATCCCACCGTCGATTTCGAGAAAAATTGGCGCAAGTGGCTGCACGACGGCGTCGTGAAGAAGGGCGAAAAACCCGGCACGCCGAGCTTCGACTGGTCCGGTCTCGCCGCCGCGGTCGGTTCGCTGCCCAAGGCGGATGCGGGCGGGCTCGAACTCAATCTCGTCGCGTCCCCCGCGGTGTACGACGGGCGTTACGCGAACAACGCGTGGCTGCAGGAAACGCCCGACCCGATGTCAAAGCTGACGTGGGACAACGCGCTCTACGTCTCACCGAAGACCGCCGAGGAGCTCGGTGTGAAGATGGGTCCGCTGAGCGCGCGCGGCAAGGACGCCGATCTCGTCGAGGTCGCCGTCGGCGACGCGAAGCTCGAAGTGCCCGCCTGGGTGCTTCCCGGCGTGGCGGACGGCGCGCTGGTTCTGTCGCTCGGCTACGGTCGCACATTCGAGGGCCGCGCGGCGAAGGACGTCGGTTTCAACGCCTACCGCCTGCTGCGAGCCGAAAACGCTTGGATCGCGGACGGCGCGAATGTTCGTCCCATCGGCAAGACCTACCGCATGGCGACGACGCAGGAACACGGCGACATGGAGAATCGCCCGATCGTTCGCGAGGCGACGCTCGAGGAGTTCCGCAAGGAACCGAACTTCGCGAAGGAGATGGTCGAGCATCCTCCGCTCAAGTCACTTTGGAAGGAACCGAATGCAACGGAAGGCATGCAGTGGGGCATGGCGGTCGATCTGACCTCTTGCAATGGTTGCAACGCGTGCATGGTGGCGTGCGTCTCCGAGAACAACGTCCCCGTCGTCGGCAAGGAGCGCGTAGCCTGGGGCCGCGAGTTACACTGGCTGCGTCTCGACCGCTATTTCATCGGCGACGAAAGCAATCCGCAGGCGGTGATGCAGCCGATGATGTGCTCGCACTGCGAACTCGCGCCGTGCGAAGGCGTCTGCCCGGTTTCGGCCACCGTTCACAGCCCCGAAGGCCTGAACGACATGGCCTACAACCGCTGCATCGGCACGCGCTACTGCTCGAACAACTGTCCCTTCAAGGTCCGCCGCTTCAATTGGTTCGCGTTCCAGAAGGAACCGATGAACAAGGACCCCGAACTTCCCGACCTGACGAAAATGCAGAAGAATCCGGACGTCACGGTTCGATTCCGAGGCGTCATGGAGAAGTGTACGTATTGCGTGCAGCGGATCAGCGAGGCGCGGGCCGAGGCCAAGCGGCACGGCAAGGTCGAGATCACAGACGGCGCGATGCACACGGCCTGCGAGCAGGCGTGCCCGGCGCAGGCAATCGTCTTCGGCAACATCAGCGATCCGGCCAGTCGCGTCTCGAAGCTCAAAGCCCAGAACCGCGACTACGCGCTGCTTTCCGAGCTGAACATCAAGCCGCGCACTTCGTACCTGGCCAAGATCCGTAACCCGAATCCGGACCTGGTGTGACCATGCAGGAAGCCCTCGATCCCAAGGTTTACGATCCCGTCGACGGACGCAATCCGCTGATTCTCGGCGGTCATGACTTCCACTCGATCACCGAGGCGGTGGCGCGCCCGGTCGAGTGGAAGACCCCGAAGGCATGGTGGGTCGTGTTCGCGGTGTCGCTGTCCATGCTCGGCCTGTTGGGCGTCGCGGTCGGTTGGCTTTTTTGGCAGGGCACCGGAGTCTGGGGCCTCAACAACCCGGTCGGCTGGGCGTGGGACATCACGAACTTCGTGTTCTGGGTCGGCATCGGACACGCCGGAACGCTGATCTCCGCGATCCTCTTCCTGTTCCGTCAGAAGTGGCGCACGTCGATCAATCGCTTCGCCGAGGCGATGACCATTTTCGCGGTCATGTGCGCGCTGATTTTTCCGGGCATCCATGTCGGTCGTATCTGGGTCGCGTACTACCTGCTGCCCCTGCCCAACCAAATGAACATCTGGCCCAACTTCCGCAGCCCGCTGCTGTGGGACGTCTTCGCGGTCAGCATCTACGGCACCGTGTCGATACTCTTCTGGTACACGGGCCTGATCCCCGACCTCGCCACGCTGCGCGACCGCGCGAAGAACATGCTGGCGAAGCTGATCTACGGAATCTTCTCGCTGGGGTGGCGCGGGTCCAACCGCCACTGGCAGCACTATGAGAAGGCGTACATGATCCTCGCCGGGCTCTCGACGCCCCTCGTGCTCTCGGTGCACAGCATCGTGTCGTTCGACTTCGCCACGTCGCAGCTCCCCGGTTGGCACACGACGATCTTCCCGCCCTACTTCGTCGCGGGCGCGATCTTCTCGGGCTTCGCCATGGTCATCACGCTGATGGTCATCGCGCGAAAGCTCTTCGGCCTCGAACGCATCGTCACGACACGCCACTTCGAGAACATGGCCAAGATCATCATGCTGACCGGCATGCTGGTCGGCTACGCCTACGGCATGGAGTTCTTCGTCGCCTGGTACGGCGGCAACCCCTACGAGATGTTCACGTTCCAGGACCGCGCATTCGGCAATTACGCCTGGGCCTACTGGACGATGATCTCCTGCAACGTGCTGATCCCGCAGCTCTTCTGGATTCGCAGGATCCGACAGAACCTGACGATCCTGTTCATCGTCTCCATTTTCGTGAACATCGGCATGTGGTTCGAGCGCTTCGTCATCATCTCGACCTCGCTGCACCGCGACTTCCTGCCGTCGAGCTGGTTCTACTTCCAGCCGACGATCTGGGACATCTTCACCTTCATCGGGAGCTTCGGCCTGTTCTTCACCATGTTCTGCCTCTTCGTGCGTTTCCTGCCGATGGTGGCCATGGCCGAGGTCAAGACCGTGCTTCCGCAGGCCGACCCGCATCACGCCGGGCACGCGGCTTCCGAAGGAGCGCACTGATGTTCGGCGCAAAAGCTCCCCGCACGGCGCACTTTGGTCTCGTCGCGCAGTTCGAGACGACCGGCGAGATCTACCACGCCTGCGAAAAGATCCGCGACGCGGGCTTCACGAAGTGGGACGCGCACACGCCGTTTCCGGTTCACGGGCTCGACAAGGCCATGGGCCTCAAAAAGACCGTGTTGCCGTGGATCGTGCTCGTCATGGCGCTGACCGGCGCGGCCTCGGGCCTCGCGCTCCAAACGTGGATACACGTCATCGAGTACCCGCTGGTGTACGCGGGCAAGCCGTATTTCTCCTGGCCGGCGTTTGTGCCCGTCACGTTCGAGCTGTCGGTGCTCTTCGGCGCGC is a genomic window containing:
- a CDS encoding TAT-variant-translocated molybdopterin oxidoreductase, which gives rise to MTTHKTPWRSLESRDPSPEYLEELRQEFPNLVASAEATVDPGSVDRRSFLTLMGASLGAVGASGCIARKPVEKILPYGSRPEDRVPGKPEFFATSAFVGGGVTGLLVESQDGRPTKIEGNPDHPMSGGATSAWAQGIVRDLYDPDRGRTPTQKGAAATWAQFDDFAKTHFDAARASGGEGVGLLVDATPSPTYKKVLTDFVAAFPKARVYRHDLADRANESKGLASVGLANVRTSYRFDQARVIVALDADPFGFDPDAVANLRAFTNGRRLTSEKDEMNRLYAVEPNFTVTGGQADNRLRLKGAQVGVFLKSLASKLFSLGVSAPSGSESALAALQGATGDGDFEKWVAALAKDLKDNAGKGLIVVGDRQPAAVHALAAMVNQALGNTGNTVVYTPTGLARGGTLTELATAIRASQVKTLVVIETNAAYTAPASLDFGALVASVPTSICLGFYPDETANAATWYLPASHALESWGDLTASDGTYSIVQPLIAPLFESRSALEFVAKLVGSAQSAHDLVRATAQTANPTVDFEKNWRKWLHDGVVKKGEKPGTPSFDWSGLAAAVGSLPKADAGGLELNLVASPAVYDGRYANNAWLQETPDPMSKLTWDNALYVSPKTAEELGVKMGPLSARGKDADLVEVAVGDAKLEVPAWVLPGVADGALVLSLGYGRTFEGRAAKDVGFNAYRLLRAENAWIADGANVRPIGKTYRMATTQEHGDMENRPIVREATLEEFRKEPNFAKEMVEHPPLKSLWKEPNATEGMQWGMAVDLTSCNGCNACMVACVSENNVPVVGKERVAWGRELHWLRLDRYFIGDESNPQAVMQPMMCSHCELAPCEGVCPVSATVHSPEGLNDMAYNRCIGTRYCSNNCPFKVRRFNWFAFQKEPMNKDPELPDLTKMQKNPDVTVRFRGVMEKCTYCVQRISEARAEAKRHGKVEITDGAMHTACEQACPAQAIVFGNISDPASRVSKLKAQNRDYALLSELNIKPRTSYLAKIRNPNPDLV
- the nrfD gene encoding polysulfide reductase NrfD, which gives rise to MQEALDPKVYDPVDGRNPLILGGHDFHSITEAVARPVEWKTPKAWWVVFAVSLSMLGLLGVAVGWLFWQGTGVWGLNNPVGWAWDITNFVFWVGIGHAGTLISAILFLFRQKWRTSINRFAEAMTIFAVMCALIFPGIHVGRIWVAYYLLPLPNQMNIWPNFRSPLLWDVFAVSIYGTVSILFWYTGLIPDLATLRDRAKNMLAKLIYGIFSLGWRGSNRHWQHYEKAYMILAGLSTPLVLSVHSIVSFDFATSQLPGWHTTIFPPYFVAGAIFSGFAMVITLMVIARKLFGLERIVTTRHFENMAKIIMLTGMLVGYAYGMEFFVAWYGGNPYEMFTFQDRAFGNYAWAYWTMISCNVLIPQLFWIRRIRQNLTILFIVSIFVNIGMWFERFVIISTSLHRDFLPSSWFYFQPTIWDIFTFIGSFGLFFTMFCLFVRFLPMVAMAEVKTVLPQADPHHAGHAASEGAH
- a CDS encoding DUF3341 domain-containing protein, which encodes MFGAKAPRTAHFGLVAQFETTGEIYHACEKIRDAGFTKWDAHTPFPVHGLDKAMGLKKTVLPWIVLVMALTGAASGLALQTWIHVIEYPLVYAGKPYFSWPAFVPVTFELSVLFGALGALLGMFHLCKLPQFYHPVFRSDRMDRASDDQFFISIESEDPKFDANATPELLKKLGAVHVEMVEH